GCCGCGGAGGTACTCGGCGGCGGACGCGATGGTCTGGTCGAAGAGGTCGGCGCGCGTGCGCAGCACGGGCAGCTCCGGGCCGGTGACGGGGGAGCGGAGGCCGCGGCCGTGCCGATCCCGCCAGGAGCCCCGGATGGAGACGTGGCCTCCCCGGCGGCGCGATCGTGGCATGGCCCCCATCGTACCGCCCGGGGTCGGCGGTAGTGTGGGCCCGACATGACGAACAGGCCCTGCTCCCGCGTCGGCTGCACCGGCGGCGCCACGACCACCCTCACCTACGTCTACGCGGACTCCATGGCCGTCCTCGGTCCCCTCAGCCACGACTCCGAGCCGCACAGCTACGACCTCTGCGACCGCCACGCCGCCCGTCTCTCGGCCCCGCAGGGCTGGCAGATCGTCCGGCACGGGGTGCTCGGTGAGGTAGGTTCCTGAGCATGACGACGACTCCCGCCGAGACGCTGACCGCCATCGTGAAGACCTACGACGTGCGAGGTCTCGTCGGGAGCCAGCTCACCGAGGAGCTGGTGACGGCCCTCGGTGCGGGCTTCGTCGACGAGCTCGGCGCGGCAGGGGGCGAGATCGTCGTGGGGCACGACATGCGCGACTCCTCGCCGTCCTTCGCGCAGGCGTTCGCCCGGGGCGCGACGGCCCGCGGCGGGAACGTCCTCCTCATCGGGCTGTGCTCCACGGACGAGACCTACTTCGCGTCGGGATCCCTCGACGCCCCCGCGGTCATGTTCACCGCGAGCCACAACCCCGCCACCTACAACGGCCTCAAGTTCTCCCGCGCGGGCGCCCAGGGCATCAGCCTCGACACGGGCCTCGGCGCCATCCGCGACCGCGCCATCGGATTCCTGGCCGACGGCATCGCCGCGGTGGAGCCCGCGGGCCAGGTGCGCGAGCGCGACGTGCTCGCCGACTACGCGGGCTACCTGCGCCAGCTCGTCGACCTGTCCGGCATCCGCCCGCTGCGCGTCGTGGTCGACGCGGGCAACGGCATGGGGGGCATGACCGTCCCGGCCGTGCTCGGCACCGCGGCCGGCCTGCCCGAGCTGCCCATCGAGATCATCCCGCTGTACTTCGAGCTCGACGGCACCTTCCCCAACCACGAGGCGAACCCGCTCGAGCCGGCGAACCTCGTCGACCTGCAGAAGGCGGTCGTCGAGCACGGCGCCGACCTCGGCCTCGCATTCGACGGCGACGCGGACCGCTGCTTCGTCGTGGACGAGAAGGGCCAGGCGGTCACGCCCAGCGCCGTCGCCGCCATCGTGGCGCTCCGCGAGATCTCGCGCGTGAAGGCGCAGTCGCCGGACGAGGACGTCACGGTGCTGCACAACCTCATCACCTCGCGCATCGTCCCCGAGACCATCGAGGCGGCGGGCGCCACGGCGGTCCGCACGCGCGTCGGCCACTCGCTCATCAAGGACCAGATGGCCGCCACCGGCGCCGTCTTCGGCGGCGAGCACTCCGCGCACTACTACTTCCGCGACTTCTGGGGCGCCGACAACGGCATGCTCGCCGCGATGCACCTGCTCGCGGAGTTCGGCCAGACCGACGGCCTCATGTCCGACCTCTCCGCGCGCTACACGCCGTACGCGCTGTCGGGCGAGATCAACAGCACGGTCGACGACGTGCCCGCCGCCTACGAGCGCATCGTCGAGGCCTTCCGCGGCCGCGGCGAGTTCGACGAGCTCGACGGCCTCACGGTCGACGGCCCGGTCGGCGACGACGGATCCTTCTGGTGGTTCAGCGTCCGCCCGTCGAACACCGAGCCGCTCCTGCGCCTGAACGTCGAGGCGTCGACCGAGGCGAAGATGGCCGCCCTCCGCGACGAGCTCCTGGGGCTGATCCGCGGGGCCTGATCCCCGTCCGCACCACCACGACGCCGCGTCCCTCCCGAGGGGCGCGGCGTCGTCGTGTCCGCCCCGCCCGATCCACACCCCCAGGGGGTATGCAGCCATACCCCTCGGGGGTACCATGGACGGAACGGGAGGTGGCCGCCATGGTCGGGTACAGCGAGGGCAAGGACGACATCCTCAAGCGGCTGCGGCGCGCGGAGGGGCAGGTGCGCGGGATCGAGCGCATGGTCGAGTCCGACACGTACTGCATCGACGTGCTCACGCAGGTCTCGGCCGTCACCCGCGCCATGGAGACCGTCGCGCTGAAGCTGCTCGACGACCACCTCGCCCACTGCCTCGCGGAGGCGGCGCGCGAGGGCGGCCAGGTCGCGGACGACAAGGTCCGCGAGGCCTCCGCGGCCATCGCGCGGCTCGTCCGGTCCTGATCCGCCGGCGCCCATCCACATCGCACGACACGAAGGAGACCCCATGACCACCACGACCTTCCCCGTCACCGGCATGACCTGCGAGCACTGCGTCGCGAGCGTCACCGAGGAGGTCGGCGAGCTGCCGGGTGTCGCGTCCGTGGCCGTCGACCTCGTCGTGGGCGGCGAATCCACCGTCACCGTGGAGAGCGACCAGCCGCTCGACCCCGAGGCCGTGCGCGCCGCGGTCGACGAGGCCGGGTACGTCGCGGGGCTCTGACGTGACCGACCCCGCATCCGGATCCGCGCCCGCTCCGGCCGCCGATGCCGCCCCCGCATCGGCGTCCGACGGCGGCCCGGTGCTCACGCGCGTCGACCTCGACGTGCAGGGCATGACGTGCGCGTCGTGCGCGATGCGCATCGAGCGGAAGCTCGGCCGGATGCCCGGGGTCGAGGCCGCCGTCAACTACGCCACCCATCGGGCTCGCGTGCAGCTGCCCACGGGCACGAGCGTCGAGGACGCCATCCGCACCATCGAGCGCACGGGGTACCGCGCGTCCGAGCGGGCCGGGTGGGGGAGCGCGCCGGCGGACGGCGTGTCCGGATCCGCTGCTGCTGCTGCTGCCGCCGCATCCGCATCCGCGGAGCGCGCGCCCGTCGCGGTCGCGGCTCCCCCCGTCCGCCCGGACGCGCCCGCCGCCGCCCCGGATCCCGCACCCGCGCCCGCCCCGGAGGATCCGCCCGCCCGCGACGCCGTCGCCGCCCGCCGCCCCGACGCCGATGAGCTCGCGCTCCGGCAGCGGCTCGTGGTCTCCGCGGCGCTCACCGTCCCCGTGTTCCTCATGGCGATGGTCCCCGCGCTCCAGTTCCCGAACTGGCAGTGGCTGTCGCTCGCGCTCGCCGCGCCCGTCGCGGTCTGGGGCGCGTGGCCGTTCCACCGGTCCGCGGCCGTCAGCGCGCGCCACGGCGGCGTCGGCATGGACACGCTCGTGAGCATCGGCGTCGCCGCCGCGTTCCTCTGGTCGCTCTACGCGCTCTTCCTCGGCGACGCGGGCCGACCGGGCATGCGCATGACCTTGAGCCTCGTCACGGAGCCCGGCGGCGGATCCGGCGACGTCTACCTCGAGGTCGCCGCGGCCGTCACGGTCTTCCTGCTCGGCGGCCGCTACCTGGAGGCGCGTGCCGCCCGCGCGTCCGGCGCCGCCCTCGCCGCGCTCCTCGACCTCGCCGCGAAGGACGTTGCGGTCGTGCGCGACGGCGTCGAGGCTCGCATCCCCATCCGCGACCTGCGCGCCGGCGAGGAGTTCGTCGTGCGGCCGGGCGAGCGGATCGCGACCGACGGCGTGGTCGTCGACGGATCCAGCGCGGTCGACCGCTCGCTCCTCACGGGCGAGTCGCTGCCCGTCGAGGTCGGCCCCGGCGACGACGTCACGGGCGCGACCCTCAACGCCGGAGGCCGCCTGCTCGTGCGCGCCACGCGCGTGGGCGAGGAGACCCGTCTCGCCCGCATGGCCGCGCTCGTGGAGGAGGCGCAGACGGGGAAGGCGCGGATCCAGCGCCTCGCCGACCGGGTCTCGGCCGTCTTCGTGCCCGTCGTGCTCGTGCTCGCCGTCGGCACGCTCGTCGGCTGGCTGCTGCTCGGCTTCCCGCCCGAGGCCGCGTTCACCGCGGCCGTGGCGACCCTGATCATCGCATGCCCGTGCGCCCTCGGACTCGCGACGCCGACCGCGCTCCTCGTGGGCACGGGCCGCGGCGCCCAGCTCGGGATCCTCATCACCGGCCCCGAGGTCCTGGAGTCGACCCGGCGCATCGACACCGTGCTGCTCGACAAGACCGGCACCGTCACCACCGGCGTCATGTCGCTCGTGCGGGCCGTGGCCGCGGCGGGCGTCGACGCCGATGAGCTCGTTCGCGTGGCCGCCGCCCTCGAGGCGCGGTCGGAGCACCCGGTGGCGCGGGCCGTCGTCGAGGCGGCGGGTGCCGGATCCGTCCCCGCCGTCAAGGGCTTCGTCGCGACCGCGGGACTCGGCGTCCACGGCGTGGTGGACGGCCGCGCGGTCGCGGTCGGCCGGCCGTCGTGGCTCGCGGAGCAGTGGGCCGCCGAGCCGGACGCGTCGCTCGCCGAGGCGTTGCGCGGGGCCGAGGCGGAAGGATCCACCGTGATCGCGGTCGCGTGGGACGGTGCCGTCCGCGGGATCCTCGCGGTCGCGGACACCGTCAAGCCCACGAGCGCCGAGGCCATCCGCCGCATCCGCGCCCTCGGCCTCCGTCCCGTGCTCCTGACCGGCGACACCGCGGGCGCCGCGCACCGCGTCGCCGCCGAGGTCGGCATCGACGAGGTGATCGCGGGCGTCCTCCCCGAGGGCAAGCTCGACGCGGTGCGCCGCCTGCAGGCCGAGGGGCGCGTCGTCGCGATGGTCGGCGACGGAGTGAACGACGCCGCCGCCCTCGCGCAGGCCGACCTCGGGATCGCGATGGGCACGGGCACGGACGCGGCCATCGAGGCGGGCGACATCACGATCGTCCGCGGCGACCTCGTGCTCGTCGCCGACGCCGTCCGGCTCGCGCGGCGCACGCTCGGCACGATCCGCGGCAACCTGTTCTGGGCCTTCGCGTACAACGCGGCCGCGATCCCGGTCGCGATGGCCGGCCTCCTCAACCCGCTCGTGGCCGGGCTCGCGATGGCGCTGTCGTCGGTGTTCGTCGTCACGAACAGCCTGCGCCTGCGGTCCTTCCGGTAGCGGGCGGGCGCCCGGTCGTCATCCACGGCCGGGCGTCACGCGTCGGATGCGAGACTGGAGGCATGACCCTGCTCCCGGAAGCCACGTCCACCGCTCTGCCCTTCCGCGTCGCCGACCTCTCCCTCGCGGAGTCCGGACGCCACCAGATCCGCCTCGCCGAGAACGAGATGCCCGGCCTCATGGCCCTCCGCGAGGAGTTCGGCGCGTCGCAGCCGCTCGCGGGCGCGCGCATCGCCGGATCCATCCACATGACCGTGCAGACGGCAGTGCTCATCGAGACCCTCACCGCCCTCGGCGCGCAGGTGCGCTGGGCGAGCTGCAACATCTTCTCCACGCAGGACGAGGCCGCGGCCGCCGTCGCGGTCGGCGCAGGCACCCCGGAGGCGCCCGCGGGCGTGCCCGTCTTCGCCTGGAAGGGCGAGACGCTCGAGGAGTACTGGTGGTGCACCGAGCAGATCTTCGACTGGTCCGGCGAGGCCGAGGCCGCTGACGCCGACTGGACGGGCCCGAACATGATCCTCGACGACGGCGGCGACGCCTCCCTCCTGGTGCACAAGGGCCGCGAGTACGAGCTCGCCGGGGTCGTGCCCGAGACGCCCGAGGACGCCAGCCACGAGTACCGCGTGATCCTCGACACGCTGCGCCGCAGCCTCGCCGCGTCCTCGGACCGCTGGACCCGCCGCGCCGCCGACATCCAGGGCGTCACCGAGGAGACCACCACGGGCGTCCACCGCCTGTACGAGCTGGCGCGCGACGGCGAGCTGCTGTTCCCGGCGATCAACGTCAACGACTCGGTCACCAAGAGCAAGTTCGACAACAAGTACGGCATCCGGCACTCCCTGCCCGACGGCCTGAACCGCGCCACCGACGTGCTCATCGGCGGCAAGGTCGCGTTCGTCGTCGGCTACGGCGACGTGGGCAAGGGCGCGGCCGAGGCGCTGCGCGGACAGGGCGCGCGCGTCATCGTCTCCGAGGTCGACCCGATCTGCGCGCTCCAGGCCGCGATGGACGGCTACCAGGTCGCGAAGCTCTCGTCCGTCATCGAGACGGTCGACATCCTCGTCACCGGCACGGGCAACGTCGACGTCGTGCGCGTGGACGACATCCAGCGCATGAAGCACTTGAGCGTCATCGCCAACGTCGGCCACTTCGACAACGAGATCGACATGGCCGGCCTCGAGCGTCTCCCGGGCGTGGAGAAGGTCGAGATCAAGCCGCAGGTGCACGAGTGGCGCCTGCCGTCGGGCCGCAGCGTGCTCGTGCTCTCCGAGGGCCGCCTGATGAACCTGGGCAACGCCACCGGCCACCCGTCGTTCGTGATGAGCAACTCGTTCACGAACCAGGTGCTCGCGCAGATCGAGCTGTGGGTGCGGAACGAGCAGTACCCGATCGGCGTGTACGTGCTGCCGAAGCACCTCGACGAGAAGGTGGCGCGCCTGCACCTCGACGCGCTCGGCGTGGAGCTCACGGAGCTCCGTCCCGAGCAGGCCGCCTACATCGGCGTGCCGGTCGAGGGGCCCTACAAGGTGGACCACTACCGGTACTGATCCGCGCAGCTCACGCCGGCGCCGTCCGTCCCCTCAGCAGGGGCGGGCGGCGTCGTCGCGTGCGGGCGCCGGGCGGCGGCGTCGCGCGCGCCGGGTCAGTCGGGCGTGGATCCGCCGCGGGCCGGGAACCCGTGCGGCAGCCCCGCGAGGATCGGCTCGAGCGACGCCATGCGGTCGCGCTCCAGCATCAGAGCCCGGTGCTCGCGCTCGCGGCGGACGGCGCCTACGGCAGTGACGAACGATTCGGGATCCGCGGCGG
This genomic interval from Clavibacter michiganensis contains the following:
- a CDS encoding DUF3499 family protein; the encoded protein is MTNRPCSRVGCTGGATTTLTYVYADSMAVLGPLSHDSEPHSYDLCDRHAARLSAPQGWQIVRHGVLGEVGS
- a CDS encoding phosphomannomutase/phosphoglucomutase, whose protein sequence is MTTTPAETLTAIVKTYDVRGLVGSQLTEELVTALGAGFVDELGAAGGEIVVGHDMRDSSPSFAQAFARGATARGGNVLLIGLCSTDETYFASGSLDAPAVMFTASHNPATYNGLKFSRAGAQGISLDTGLGAIRDRAIGFLADGIAAVEPAGQVRERDVLADYAGYLRQLVDLSGIRPLRVVVDAGNGMGGMTVPAVLGTAAGLPELPIEIIPLYFELDGTFPNHEANPLEPANLVDLQKAVVEHGADLGLAFDGDADRCFVVDEKGQAVTPSAVAAIVALREISRVKAQSPDEDVTVLHNLITSRIVPETIEAAGATAVRTRVGHSLIKDQMAATGAVFGGEHSAHYYFRDFWGADNGMLAAMHLLAEFGQTDGLMSDLSARYTPYALSGEINSTVDDVPAAYERIVEAFRGRGEFDELDGLTVDGPVGDDGSFWWFSVRPSNTEPLLRLNVEASTEAKMAALRDELLGLIRGA
- a CDS encoding metal-sensitive transcriptional regulator, which encodes MVGYSEGKDDILKRLRRAEGQVRGIERMVESDTYCIDVLTQVSAVTRAMETVALKLLDDHLAHCLAEAAREGGQVADDKVREASAAIARLVRS
- a CDS encoding heavy-metal-associated domain-containing protein; this encodes MTTTTFPVTGMTCEHCVASVTEEVGELPGVASVAVDLVVGGESTVTVESDQPLDPEAVRAAVDEAGYVAGL
- a CDS encoding heavy metal translocating P-type ATPase; protein product: MTDPASGSAPAPAADAAPASASDGGPVLTRVDLDVQGMTCASCAMRIERKLGRMPGVEAAVNYATHRARVQLPTGTSVEDAIRTIERTGYRASERAGWGSAPADGVSGSAAAAAAAASASAERAPVAVAAPPVRPDAPAAAPDPAPAPAPEDPPARDAVAARRPDADELALRQRLVVSAALTVPVFLMAMVPALQFPNWQWLSLALAAPVAVWGAWPFHRSAAVSARHGGVGMDTLVSIGVAAAFLWSLYALFLGDAGRPGMRMTLSLVTEPGGGSGDVYLEVAAAVTVFLLGGRYLEARAARASGAALAALLDLAAKDVAVVRDGVEARIPIRDLRAGEEFVVRPGERIATDGVVVDGSSAVDRSLLTGESLPVEVGPGDDVTGATLNAGGRLLVRATRVGEETRLARMAALVEEAQTGKARIQRLADRVSAVFVPVVLVLAVGTLVGWLLLGFPPEAAFTAAVATLIIACPCALGLATPTALLVGTGRGAQLGILITGPEVLESTRRIDTVLLDKTGTVTTGVMSLVRAVAAAGVDADELVRVAAALEARSEHPVARAVVEAAGAGSVPAVKGFVATAGLGVHGVVDGRAVAVGRPSWLAEQWAAEPDASLAEALRGAEAEGSTVIAVAWDGAVRGILAVADTVKPTSAEAIRRIRALGLRPVLLTGDTAGAAHRVAAEVGIDEVIAGVLPEGKLDAVRRLQAEGRVVAMVGDGVNDAAALAQADLGIAMGTGTDAAIEAGDITIVRGDLVLVADAVRLARRTLGTIRGNLFWAFAYNAAAIPVAMAGLLNPLVAGLAMALSSVFVVTNSLRLRSFR
- the ahcY gene encoding adenosylhomocysteinase, with protein sequence MTLLPEATSTALPFRVADLSLAESGRHQIRLAENEMPGLMALREEFGASQPLAGARIAGSIHMTVQTAVLIETLTALGAQVRWASCNIFSTQDEAAAAVAVGAGTPEAPAGVPVFAWKGETLEEYWWCTEQIFDWSGEAEAADADWTGPNMILDDGGDASLLVHKGREYELAGVVPETPEDASHEYRVILDTLRRSLAASSDRWTRRAADIQGVTEETTTGVHRLYELARDGELLFPAINVNDSVTKSKFDNKYGIRHSLPDGLNRATDVLIGGKVAFVVGYGDVGKGAAEALRGQGARVIVSEVDPICALQAAMDGYQVAKLSSVIETVDILVTGTGNVDVVRVDDIQRMKHLSVIANVGHFDNEIDMAGLERLPGVEKVEIKPQVHEWRLPSGRSVLVLSEGRLMNLGNATGHPSFVMSNSFTNQVLAQIELWVRNEQYPIGVYVLPKHLDEKVARLHLDALGVELTELRPEQAAYIGVPVEGPYKVDHYRY